From the genome of Ignavibacteria bacterium:
TTTCCGAGAGCAATATCTTCTTCTAAAATTGGTCCGTGTCCACACCATTCCGAAAGGCGATGACCAAGAATCAATCTATCGTCAGCGATGCGTAAGAGAAATGTGATAAAATGTTGTCGAGTTTCATTTTCCATTTTTGTTATCGTATGAATATCGAATGATTGCAAATTTATGAATGTGGAATTTGATATTCGCAACTTCGTACTGTTTCGTTTTTCGCATATTCAAATATCCTTCACCGATTTCGGAATTGTATAAAACTGCGGATGACGATATATTTTATCACTCGCCGGTTCAAAAAATTCTCCTGCTTCCGTTGGCGATGTTGCGTGAATTTCTTTCGACGGAACAACCCAAAGATTCACAACACTACCGCGACGAGAATACACATCACGTGCATTTTGTAACGCCATTTCTGCATCCGGCGCGTGCAAACTTCCGCAGTGAATATGCGGTTCACCGGTTTTTTCCTGCGCAAAGACTTCCCAAAGTTGCCATTCGGTATCTGATTGTTTTTCTGACATAAATTTTTCTCTTACGTTGACGTATTGATTTTCTTGTTCGCTACATTTTTCCCCTACGGGATAATTCTCTTCTGCATTGAGAGATTCACTGATAATTCTTTCTTTATGGTGTTTTCTTTTGATTTCAAACTCTTGATATTCACCGACATTGAAACTTTTCGCTTCCTCATTTGTTTCAATTCTACATAAACCAATCATAATGAAGCGATAGTATTGTTATTTCTTTTGTTGGCATTATAAAATGATCCCGCAGGGATTGAATGTTCATAGAAACGTAATAAAC
Proteins encoded in this window:
- a CDS encoding 1,2-phenylacetyl-CoA epoxidase subunit B — encoded protein: MSEKQSDTEWQLWEVFAQEKTGEPHIHCGSLHAPDAEMALQNARDVYSRRGSVVNLWVVPSKEIHATSPTEAGEFFEPASDKIYRHPQFYTIPKSVKDI